The region AAGCTGCGGGGGTTCGTGCCATTGCAGAAGACAGAGCTATGATCATCGCCAAATGGCCTGAACGAGCGCAGGCAGGATTCGACCACTTGGTCGCCACCGGTTTCTACGTACCCATGAGTCAAAAGGAAGCGGATCGCCTCATCCGCGAAGGGTGGGAGTAGATATCATGTCCAGCTCGTGCACCGGTCCGCCGGAAGGTGACACGGCATCCACGGCGACGCGGCGCGAGATGACGCGGAAGCCCATTCTCTCGAATATGACCGCGTTGCCCGTCTCCTCGATGGTATAGAGCCCCAGCTCGGGATGCGTCTTGGAACACGCGTTGTCCGCGACCCACTGTATCAGAGCTCGTGCGATACCGCGGCGGCGGTGGTTCGGCCCGACCGCCAGGGCGAACAGGCGAACGAACTGTTCTTTAGGATAATACGACACCGCGCCCACGATGTGGCCCTCCATGACGGTGACGACGGTACGGGCAGTCCGGGAAGTGTTGCGGGGCGGCTCGGGCTTTGGGGTATAGATTGCGCGAAACGGCGCAAACGCCTCATCGAGAAATTTCCGGTGCGCTTCCGCCTCGTCTTCCCGCAACCATCTGATTTCGGGGACACAATACTCAATTGCGCGTTCTTCGGGCTTCATGGTGTCTTCTTTCAATGCGTTCAAGTTTGCAATTAAGTATTGTGTCCCCGAAATTCAAGCCTACGGTGTTCCTCCCTGGGCGAAGTGGAGGTACGCCAGCCCGTTCGGCACGGTGTTGGCCACCTCCTTCGCGGAGTGGTACTGGCTGACGTCGCCTTCGTACCAGGGGTCGCGGGCGGCCGTGGTGAAGCATGGCCCGGCGTACTGGTCCAACCACGTGCGGTCCAGCGTAACGGCGTACCCCAGCGCGAACACGTCGGCGGCGAGGAACATCCACGCGTTGATCTCGTTGTAGCGGGCGCCGGTGTCCGTGTAGTTCTCGCAGGTGCGCAGCCATGCGCGTTCCGTGCCGTCCCACCCCAGGTTGTCGCGCAGCGACTCGAGCAGGTGCGCCAGAGCCGTCTCGGCCTGCGGGTGCACCACGACGCCG is a window of Candidatus Hydrogenedentota bacterium DNA encoding:
- a CDS encoding GNAT family N-acetyltransferase — encoded protein: MKPEERAIEYCVPEIRWLREDEAEAHRKFLDEAFAPFRAIYTPKPEPPRNTSRTARTVVTVMEGHIVGAVSYYPKEQFVRLFALAVGPNHRRRGIARALIQWVADNACSKTHPELGLYTIEETGNAVIFERMGFRVISRRVAVDAVSPSGGPVHELDMISTPTLRG